The Pseudomonas sp. MH9.2 genomic interval CATGAGGGTTCCGGGTGATTAGCAGGAAGACACATATCCCCCTGTAGGAGCTATGTCACAGTTTAAGCGATAGTTTAGAAAACTCTGAACTAAGTATTTTGCCTCAGCGATTCTTTCAATCCTTTGTACTTTGCAAAATCCGCCTAAATCACAACAACGATGAGGCAATCCCGTGGAAAAGATTTTTCACCAACCACTGGGCGGCAACGAAATGCCGCGCTTCGCCGGCATCGCCACCATGATGCGTCTACCCCACCTGCAATCGGCTGCTGGCCTGGATGCGGCCTTTGTTGGCGTCCCGCTGGACATTGGCACGTCACTACGCCCTGGCACCCGTTTCGGGCCGCGTGAGATTCGCGCCGAGTCGGTCATGATTCGTCCGTACAACATGGCCACCGGCGCTGCGCCTTTTGATTCCCTGTCCGTGGCCGATATCGGCGACGTGGCGATCAACACCTTTAACCTGCTGGACGCTGTGCGCATCATCGAAGAGTCCTACGACAAGATTCTCGAACACGATGTCATCCCTCTGACACTGGGCGGTGACCACACCATCACCCTGCCAATCCTGCGCGCCATCCATAAAAAACACGGCAAGGTTGGCCTGGTGCACATCGACGCCCACGCTGACGTCAACGATCACATGTTTGGCGAGAAAATCGCCCATGGCACAACCTTCCGCCGCGCAGTAGAAGAAGGCCTGCTCGATTGTGATCGTGTGGTGCAAATTGGTCTGCGCGCTCAGGGTTATACCGCAGAAGACTTCAACTGGAGCCGCAAACAGGGCTTCCGTGTGGTTCAGGCCGAAGAATGCTGGCACAAATCCCTCGCCCAACTGATGACTGAAGTCCGTGAAAAAGTCGGCGGCGGTCCGGTGTACCTGAGCTTCGATATCGACGGTATCGATCCCGCGTGGGCACCCGGCACCGGCACCCCTGAAATCGGCGGCCTGACGACTATCCAGGCAATTGAAATCATCCGTGGCTGCCAGGGCCTCGACCTGATCGGTTGCGATCTGGTAGAAATCTCGCCACCTTACGACACCACCGGCAATACCTCGCTACTGGGCGCTAACTTGCTGTACGAAATGCTCTGCGTACTCCCCGGCGTTGTGCACCGCTGAGGGATGACCATGAGCGACCGCGATGATGTCCTGCAAGCCGCCGCCGACCTGGTGACGGCGTTTGTAAACAATGATCGCAGCCTATCAGGCGTTGTGGGACAGCTGGCGGCTGGAGGGATTTGAAGTACTCCGCTGCGTTTCCAGTAATGCTCACGTCATTCTGCAAGGCGACGTCGCGATTTTTATCCATGACGTTGCCACCGAGCTGCGCATGCAAGGGGAGCAAAGCCTTAGCCAAGAGCGCGAAACCATTGTGTTCCGCCGACAACACGCCACTTAAAAACAACAAGAAGGCCGCTGGCTGGCCTGCCACGAACATTTGTCCGCACTCCCTTAAGGCTGCCACCCCCTTAGCCCAATGAAATGATCGGAGCAGATCATGAATAACAACAAAAACGACCAAAGCATCAACAGCATCGAGACGTTCGGGGTTGAACAGATCCCCGATCACGCACGTACCGCAACCCCCCGCGACCTGTTCCAGATGATTTTTGGTGGGTCCAATACCTTCTGGTTTGTTCACGATTCTAGTGCTGACCGTGTGCATCTATGGCTTCCGCTTCCTGCTGTGGGTCAACAAGATCGCCGTGTGGAGCGCCAGCCTGTTATTCCTGCTCGGCATCTTCGCCTTCGCCGGTCCATTCGACATCAACTTTGCCGGCAGCGTCAGCCTCGGCAAAGAAGGCTTCTGGGCAGCCTTTATCGGCTCTGCATTGGTGGCCATGAGCAACCCGATTTCCTTTGGCGCGTTCCTCGGCGACTGGTCGCGTTACATACCCCGCGACACGTCGAAAACCAGAATAATGCTGGCCGTGATCATCGCTCAGGCTGCCACGCTGATTCCATTTCTGTTTGGCCTGGCATCGGCGACCCACGCCGCCAAGACAACAAAGCCGCTGATACCGCCACACTGCGACAAACCGTCTGATCCATCAACGCTCGCGGCGAGCCTGCCTGTGTGACCCTGCCCGCCGCGACGCCGCGTCAGATTTGCGCTTCAACATAAAAAAAATAATAGGAAACCCTCCATGGCTTTAGATATTTTCGTCGTCCTCATTTATGCCGCTGGCATGCTGGTGCTCGGCTGGTACGGCATGCGCAAAGCGAAAACCCACGAAGACTACCTGGTCGCCGGGCGTAATCTGGGCCCAACCTTATACATGGGCACCATGGCGGCCACCGTCCTCGGCGGCGCGTCCACCGTCGGCACTGTACGGCTGGGATATGTGCACGGGATTTCCGGTTTCTGGCTGTGCGCGGCCTTGGGCCTGGGGATCATCGCGCTGAACCTGTTCCTCGCCAAACCGCTGCTCAAACTGCGAATTTTCACTGTTACTCAAGTGCTGGAAAAGCGCTATAACCCGATGGCCCGTCAGGCCAGCGCGGTGATCATGCTGGTGTATGCACTGATGATCGGCGTGACCTCAATCCTCGCCATCGGCACCGTGATGCAAGTGCTGTTCGGTTTACCGTTCTGGGTATCGGTATTACTCGGCGGCGGTGTCGTGGTGGTGTACTCGGCGATTGGCGGCATGTGGTCGTTGACCCTGACCGACATCGTTCAGTTCGTGATCAAGACCGTTGGCCTGATGTTCATCCTGTTGCCGATCTGCCTGTACCGCGTTGGCGGCTGGGATCAACTGGTCGCCAAGCTGCCAGCATCGAGCTTCAGCTGGACCACCATCGGCTGGGACACCATCATCACGTACTTCCTGATCTACTTCTTCGGCATCCTGATCGGCCAGGACATCTGGCAGCGTGTGTTCACCGCACGCACTGACAAGATCGCCAAGTACGCGGGCTCCATCGCCGGGGTTTACTGCATTTTTTACGGTCTGGCCTGCGCCCTGATTGGCATGGCCGCTCATGTATTGCTGCCGGACCTGGACAACGTCAACAACGCCTTCGCCGCCATCGTTAAAGTCTCGTTGCCCGACGGTCTGCGTGGCCTGGTCATCGCCGCAGCCCTGGCCGCCATGATGTCCACCGCCAGCGCCGGTTTACTCGCAGCATCGACGACCCTGACCGAAGACCTGCTGCCACGCCTGCGCGGCGGCAAACAGTCGAGCCTGGGCATCAACCGCCTGTTTACCCTGCTCACCGGCCTTGTGGTACTCGCCATCGCGCTGGTCGTGAACGATGTTATCAGCGCCCTGACCCTGGCCTATAACCTGCTGGTAGGCGGCATGCTGATTCCATTGATCGGCGCAATCTACTGGAAGCGGGCAACCACCTCGGGGGCGATCACCAGCATGGCACTGGGCTTCCTGACCGCGCTGGCGCTCATGCTCAAGGACGGTTTCGACGCCAACACGCCGATCTACTACAGCCTGTCGGTCGGTTTGATCAGCTTCGTGGTGGTCAGCCTGTTGTCACCCCGGCCCGTGACCATGGCTAATACGGTCAAGCCCCGCGCGGCGTGAATCCGGATTACCTTGAGCGGGTGGACCGATCCGCGCGGTGCACCGCGGCCACTTCCCAAGCTTTTCAGGGGCGCGCCTGCGGGAGTTGATCGACCTGTGGATGCACGAGCACGCGGCCCGGTAAATCCTTGCACCTGATACAACGCGGATTGAGCTAGCCTGATGGAGTAGTGGTCTACCCAAGCGATGGACCGCGCACGATCCCCTGGTTTCGGCAGTACCGGGTTAACTCTCTGGACATCGCAGAAACAGGGGCTTTCATGGAGCGGCCAGACATTCAGCAACGCGTCTACAACACCTTGGGTGTCATGCTGATCGATAAATCCGAGATACGCGAAAACGCAACGCTCAGAGACTTGGCGCTGGACGATCTCGAGGTAGAGGATTTACTCGATCAGCTGGAATTTGATTTCGACATCATCTTCCCGGCCCGCATCAAAGACCGAATCTACAAAGTACCGGAGCATCTGACCCTGCAAATCCTGGTCGACGTGATTTTGGTGCTAAGCACAAACGATTGAAATCAAAAGGATTTTTGCGAGAGATTTTAACGTAAGGGCCTGGTTCTGCGATTGATTTAATCAACAGCGAAACCGGGCCTTTTTAATGCCTGCAGATGAAGCACTGTGACAATGAAACCGTCGATCACTTACCGACGCGGGCGCCGCCGTTCATCATCAGTGCGGATAGGAATGGGCTGGAGTTTTGGCCGTTCGATCAGGCCCAGGGCAACTCCGAGGTCATGGAGCCATTCTTGCAATTTACTGTTCATCACGCCCCCCTTCAGGGAAATACTCAACGACTGACATCCGCTAGCCGCGTCTTATTCATCATAGTTCCGGGACCTACTTTACGCCTGCTACAGAGTATCGCGGAAAAGAATTTGTGACATATAACCTCATTTTACGCAGTGCTCGCCGTTTCGCAGTTCAAGGCGTCTGTCGCAGAGAGGTAAGCCCGGTCTTTCTGATCACCTGGTCAATCAGGCCCAGGGCTTAAACCGGCGGCGTATCCACTGCTCGCCGCTGACCAGCGTAATCCCCAACAGCACCAACACTGCTCCGATCACGAAGTTGAAGCTCAGCGGTTCATTAAGCAGCAGCACGCCGAAGGTCACGCCAAACAGGGGTGTCATGAATGAGAACACCGCCAGATTTGACGCCAGGTAACGGCGCAGCAGCCAGAACCAGATCAAATAGCTGAAGAAGGAAACAACCAGCGCCTGAAACAGCACGCTGGCGACTGCGACAGGCGTCAGGGTCACATGACTGACCTGCCCATTGCTGACGGCAATCAGCAGCAAGGCGACAAAGCCGACCATCAGTTGATAGAACAAGGTCAGCGTCACCGGTGCTTCAGACAGCCGCGACGCCCGCACCACCACCGTGGTTGCGCCCCACGCCATGCCCGCAAGAACACCCAGCGCGTCGCCGATCAGCATATTGCGGTCCATGCCACTCAATGACAGGCCGCCAACAAAGGCCGTGGTGATACCTGCGAACGCGAGAAAAATGCCCATCCATTGCAAGGTGCGCAAGCGTTCGCTGGGCAGCAACCAGTGCAGGCCCAACGCAGTGAATACCGGAGCGGTATAAAGAAACACCGACATGTGCGCCGCCGAGGTCAATTGCAGGCCCTCGGAGATAAACAGAAACTCCAGTGCAAACAAGGCACCGGCGAGTAGACCGCCGCGCCAGGTACTGCTCATGTGCCGCAGACCACCGCGCCAGACCATAAGAATGCCCACCAGCAGCGCGGCAATACCCGAGCGGCCAGCAGCCTGCATGATGGGCGCGATATCCGGCGCAGCCCACTTGATAATCACTTGTTGCACGCCCCAGATCAG includes:
- a CDS encoding PA1414 family protein; its protein translation is MNSKLQEWLHDLGVALGLIERPKLQPIPIRTDDERRRPRR
- the speB gene encoding agmatinase, which produces MEKIFHQPLGGNEMPRFAGIATMMRLPHLQSAAGLDAAFVGVPLDIGTSLRPGTRFGPREIRAESVMIRPYNMATGAAPFDSLSVADIGDVAINTFNLLDAVRIIEESYDKILEHDVIPLTLGGDHTITLPILRAIHKKHGKVGLVHIDAHADVNDHMFGEKIAHGTTFRRAVEEGLLDCDRVVQIGLRAQGYTAEDFNWSRKQGFRVVQAEECWHKSLAQLMTEVREKVGGGPVYLSFDIDGIDPAWAPGTGTPEIGGLTTIQAIEIIRGCQGLDLIGCDLVEISPPYDTTGNTSLLGANLLYEMLCVLPGVVHR
- a CDS encoding sodium:solute symporter, with product MALDIFVVLIYAAGMLVLGWYGMRKAKTHEDYLVAGRNLGPTLYMGTMAATVLGGASTVGTVRLGYVHGISGFWLCAALGLGIIALNLFLAKPLLKLRIFTVTQVLEKRYNPMARQASAVIMLVYALMIGVTSILAIGTVMQVLFGLPFWVSVLLGGGVVVVYSAIGGMWSLTLTDIVQFVIKTVGLMFILLPICLYRVGGWDQLVAKLPASSFSWTTIGWDTIITYFLIYFFGILIGQDIWQRVFTARTDKIAKYAGSIAGVYCIFYGLACALIGMAAHVLLPDLDNVNNAFAAIVKVSLPDGLRGLVIAAALAAMMSTASAGLLAASTTLTEDLLPRLRGGKQSSLGINRLFTLLTGLVVLAIALVVNDVISALTLAYNLLVGGMLIPLIGAIYWKRATTSGAITSMALGFLTALALMLKDGFDANTPIYYSLSVGLISFVVVSLLSPRPVTMANTVKPRAA
- a CDS encoding DMT family transporter; this encodes MSVPRKSADAFALQVMLGLCLIWGVQQVIIKWAAPDIAPIMQAAGRSGIAALLVGILMVWRGGLRHMSSTWRGGLLAGALFALEFLFISEGLQLTSAAHMSVFLYTAPVFTALGLHWLLPSERLRTLQWMGIFLAFAGITTAFVGGLSLSGMDRNMLIGDALGVLAGMAWGATTVVVRASRLSEAPVTLTLFYQLMVGFVALLLIAVSNGQVSHVTLTPVAVASVLFQALVVSFFSYLIWFWLLRRYLASNLAVFSFMTPLFGVTFGVLLLNEPLSFNFVIGAVLVLLGITLVSGEQWIRRRFKPWA